One genomic segment of Amycolatopsis sp. WQ 127309 includes these proteins:
- the nucS gene encoding endonuclease NucS, with translation MRLVIARCQVDYAGRLTAHLPMATRLLLVKSDGSVSVHSDDRAYKPLNWMSPPCWLIEDGKIWIVENKQGEKLVISIEEIFHDYSQALGAEPGLQKDGVEAHLQALLAEHIKTLGDGYTLVRREFPTPIGPVDIMARDADGKSVAVEIKRRGEIDGVEQLTRYLELLNRDPLLAPVQGVFAAQIIKPQARTLAEDRGIRCLTLDYDELRGIESDEFRLF, from the coding sequence GTGCGTCTCGTGATCGCGCGGTGCCAGGTCGACTACGCCGGCCGGCTGACCGCCCACCTGCCGATGGCTACCCGGCTGCTGCTCGTGAAGTCCGACGGCTCGGTGTCGGTCCACTCCGACGACCGCGCGTACAAGCCGTTGAACTGGATGAGCCCGCCCTGCTGGCTGATCGAGGACGGCAAGATCTGGATCGTCGAGAACAAGCAGGGCGAGAAGCTGGTGATCTCGATCGAGGAGATCTTCCACGACTACTCCCAGGCGCTGGGTGCGGAGCCGGGCCTGCAGAAGGACGGCGTCGAGGCGCACCTGCAGGCCCTGCTGGCCGAGCACATCAAAACCCTCGGCGACGGCTACACCCTGGTCCGCCGCGAGTTCCCCACGCCGATCGGCCCGGTCGACATCATGGCCCGCGACGCCGACGGCAAGTCGGTGGCGGTGGAGATCAAGCGCCGCGGCGAGATCGACGGCGTCGAGCAGCTGACGCGCTACCTGGAGCTGCTGAACCGCGACCCGCTGCTGGCCCCGGTGCAGGGCGTGTTCGCGGCCCAGATCATCAAGCCGCAGGCGCGCACGCTGGCGGAGGACCGCGGGATCCGCTGCCTGACCCTGGACTACGACGAGCTGCGCGGCATCGAGTCCGACGAGTTCCGGCTGTTCTGA
- a CDS encoding DUF1653 domain-containing protein — protein sequence MVQPGRYVHYKGNEYEVLGVASHSETEEQLVVYRALYGERGLWVRPEAMFTETVETPGGPVPRFCPVTS from the coding sequence GTGGTGCAGCCCGGCCGCTACGTCCACTACAAGGGCAACGAGTACGAGGTGCTCGGCGTCGCGTCGCACAGCGAGACCGAGGAACAACTGGTCGTGTACCGCGCGCTCTACGGCGAGCGGGGCCTGTGGGTGCGCCCGGAAGCGATGTTCACCGAGACGGTCGAGACGCCGGGCGGTCCGGTACCGCGGTTTTGTCCGGTGACTTCCTGA
- a CDS encoding NUDIX hydrolase produces MDPIQRVASREVYRNNWMTVREDEIRRLDGSAGIYGVIDKPAYALVIAQDGDRFRLVEQFRYPLGERRWEFPQGTAPDLADVPPGELAARELREETGLRAGSMVTLGRLDVAAGMSSQRGWVFLATELTEGEPEREIEEQDMRSAWFTRADVEKMILTGEMTDAQSLAAWAQLMLAERYPIR; encoded by the coding sequence GTGGACCCCATTCAGCGTGTCGCGTCCCGCGAGGTGTACCGGAACAATTGGATGACCGTCCGGGAGGACGAAATCCGCCGTCTCGACGGCTCGGCCGGCATCTACGGCGTGATCGACAAACCGGCGTACGCGCTCGTCATCGCCCAGGACGGCGACCGGTTCCGGCTGGTCGAGCAGTTCCGCTACCCGCTCGGCGAACGCCGCTGGGAGTTCCCGCAGGGCACCGCGCCCGACCTGGCCGACGTGCCGCCCGGCGAGCTCGCGGCCCGCGAGCTGCGCGAGGAGACCGGGCTGCGCGCCGGCTCGATGGTGACGCTCGGCCGGCTCGACGTCGCGGCCGGGATGAGCAGCCAGCGCGGCTGGGTGTTCCTCGCCACCGAGCTCACCGAGGGCGAGCCGGAGCGCGAGATCGAAGAGCAGGACATGCGCAGCGCCTGGTTCACCCGCGCCGACGTCGAGAAGATGATCCTCACCGGCGAGATGACCGACGCGCAGTCGCTGGCCGCGTGGGCCCAGCTCATGCTGGCCGAGCGGTACCCGATCAGGTGA